A region of Marnyiella aurantia DNA encodes the following proteins:
- a CDS encoding aminotransferase class I/II-fold pyridoxal phosphate-dependent enzyme: MKEFSAVNNIQDLQFFGEFGGVNPSISDSSTYTFLTAKAMSDTFEGKTEGCYLYSRHTSPSNLYLSQALAQMEGTESANVTASGMGAITSVLLQVCKSGDHIVSSRTIYGGTYAFMKNFLPGLKIDTSFVDITNLEAVEASITENTRMIYCETVSNPLLEVADLTALSELAKKHNLQLVVDNTFSPLMVSPNLLGADVTIHSLTKFINGSSDAVGGAICGTEDFINRLKDVNSGACMLLGPTMDSLRAASILKNLRTLHLRMKKHSENAQYLAERWEEDGLKVKYPGLQSHPQHELFSEMMNEDYGFGGLIALDVKTVEKANELMEAMQEANLGYLAVSLGFYKTLFCASGTSTSSEIPEDEQKEMGLSPGLIRFSIGLDHDIERTYLKMRECMEKTGVLQLANS; encoded by the coding sequence ATGAAAGAATTCAGTGCAGTAAACAACATTCAGGACCTTCAGTTCTTCGGAGAGTTCGGTGGTGTAAATCCGTCCATTTCGGACAGTTCTACTTATACATTCCTTACGGCCAAAGCCATGTCGGATACCTTCGAGGGGAAAACAGAAGGTTGTTATTTATACTCCCGGCATACATCTCCAAGTAACCTCTATCTGTCTCAGGCACTTGCGCAGATGGAAGGAACCGAAAGTGCGAATGTAACAGCATCAGGGATGGGGGCCATCACATCCGTATTACTTCAGGTGTGCAAGTCAGGAGATCATATTGTTTCCAGCCGCACTATTTATGGCGGAACGTATGCATTCATGAAAAATTTCCTGCCTGGTCTTAAAATCGATACTTCTTTTGTTGATATTACCAATCTTGAGGCAGTAGAAGCATCCATCACCGAAAATACCCGCATGATTTACTGCGAAACAGTAAGTAACCCACTTCTTGAAGTGGCAGACCTTACCGCACTTTCAGAGCTTGCGAAAAAGCATAATTTGCAGTTGGTGGTCGATAATACATTTTCGCCGCTCATGGTATCGCCAAATTTGTTGGGTGCTGATGTTACTATTCACAGTCTCACCAAGTTCATAAACGGTAGCAGCGATGCGGTAGGCGGTGCAATATGCGGAACAGAAGATTTCATTAACCGGCTGAAAGATGTGAACAGCGGGGCGTGCATGCTGCTAGGTCCTACCATGGACAGCCTGCGTGCTGCAAGTATTCTTAAGAATCTACGGACTCTTCATTTACGGATGAAAAAACACAGCGAGAACGCACAGTATCTGGCTGAAAGATGGGAAGAGGATGGACTGAAGGTAAAATACCCCGGTTTGCAGAGTCATCCGCAACATGAGCTTTTTTCAGAAATGATGAATGAAGATTACGGCTTCGGCGGTCTTATAGCCCTGGACGTAAAGACTGTTGAGAAGGCAAATGAACTTATGGAAGCCATGCAGGAAGCTAATCTGGGTTATCTGGCTGTAAGTCTTGGGTTCTATAAAACACTTTTCTGTGCTTCCGGTACATCTACATCATCCGAGATTCCTGAGGACGAACAAAAGGAAAT
- a CDS encoding Lrp/AsnC family transcriptional regulator — MNLDHKDRQLLNLLQQNSKRTTKSLATELSLSVTAVFERIKKLERLEVIDGYVAMVNRKKIDRDFLVICHVKLIQHSKEFITQFEREISKFPEVLECFHVSGDYDYILKIIVKDISEYREFMVSKLTNLQHIASTQSAFTIKEVKTTTTVAL; from the coding sequence ATGAATCTGGATCATAAAGACAGACAACTCCTCAATTTACTGCAGCAAAACTCAAAAAGAACAACTAAAAGCCTTGCGACGGAGCTCAGTCTTTCGGTAACTGCCGTATTTGAGCGAATTAAAAAACTTGAAAGACTTGAAGTGATTGACGGATATGTGGCAATGGTAAACAGGAAAAAGATTGACCGCGATTTTCTGGTGATTTGTCATGTGAAACTGATCCAGCACAGCAAGGAATTCATTACTCAGTTTGAGCGTGAAATCAGCAAATTCCCGGAGGTCCTGGAGTGCTTTCATGTAAGTGGTGATTACGATTATATCCTGAAAATCATAGTAAAAGATATATCTGAGTACCGTGAATTTATGGTGAGTAAACTAACCAACCTGCAGCATATCGCCAGCACACAAAGCGCGTTTACGATTAAGGAAGTGAAAACAACCACGACCGTTGCACTGTAA
- a CDS encoding YdeI/OmpD-associated family protein codes for MEVKFFASSTQFRAWLAKNHDKEKELLVGFYKVRSGKPSMSWSESVDQALCFGWIDGIRKSVDTESYTIRFTPRRPDSIWSAVNVRKVAELSAAGLMEPAGLKAFSKKNDSRSGIYSHEKPAEEFPTEMETIFADNPVAWEFFCKQPPSYRKVIIHWIMTAKRETTRTDRLKKVIEASLKQERLQ; via the coding sequence ATGGAAGTAAAATTCTTTGCAAGTTCCACGCAATTCCGTGCCTGGCTGGCTAAAAACCATGACAAAGAAAAGGAACTTCTTGTTGGATTCTACAAAGTAAGAAGTGGAAAACCATCAATGTCATGGTCAGAATCTGTAGACCAGGCCCTCTGTTTTGGCTGGATAGACGGCATCCGCAAGTCTGTTGATACTGAAAGCTATACGATCCGTTTTACTCCCCGACGGCCAGACAGCATCTGGAGTGCCGTAAACGTTAGAAAAGTTGCGGAACTAAGCGCCGCAGGGCTTATGGAACCAGCGGGACTTAAAGCTTTCAGCAAAAAAAACGACAGCCGTTCCGGTATCTATTCGCATGAAAAACCTGCGGAGGAATTTCCGACAGAAATGGAAACTATATTTGCTGATAATCCCGTGGCCTGGGAGTTCTTCTGTAAGCAGCCTCCCTCCTACCGTAAAGTGATTATTCACTGGATAATGACTGCAAAACGGGAAACTACACGTACTGACCGTCTGAAGAAGGTTATTGAAGCGAGTCTGAAACAGGAGAGGCTGCAGTAA